The window CGAGCTGTTTCCAGGTGGAGGAATCCCTCTTCTGGCAGAGGGAATGCCAGAGGCGGGGGCGGGGGAGTGGTGGAGCAGAGCTCCCCGCAGGAAGGTGGGTACCCCGCCTGCCGCCTGGGGTGAAGGGTCAGGGCAGGTCGAGCTGTGAGGGTCTTACCACAGTCACAAGGAATCGCACCTCAGCTTTGTGTGGTGGAAATGTGAGGATGTTGTAGTATCGGCGCTTCTAGTAGGCTGAGCTCGATTCTAGTGGGAGCCCACTCAGTTTGGCGGAGGAACCGCCCCCTCTTCTCCTTTgcatgcccccccacccccctagCCCTGGGTGAAAGCCGGTCCTGAAGGCTTCCCACTGAAGTGCTTTTATGATGAGCTGAGAAATGTGTTTGGGGGACATTTTCTTACCAGTGGCCAGACTGGTCAGATGAGAAAGCTTGAGGTTGGTACTGAATCTCTACAGGTTGGGAAGGTGTCAGCACCGATCTTTACATTCTTCCCCTCTTCCAAGCTGGCCCCCATAGCCACGCAGGAGACCCGTCCAGGGCCACTTGGTGTGTAGAGCTGCCGTCTGACCAAGCCCCAACTGCTTCTCTCCAAGTATGGTTTCGGAGAGTTATCCAGAATGATTCATCTCGTGTAGTTGATGATCTCAAAGCCACAAGCTGTCGCTGGGAGACTCCATCTCTGATTTTTTAACCTCATTCTTGAACCAGGTAATTTAGCAATTCGGAACACTCTTCATTAGAAGTCCAAGCTCTGCCtacaaacattttaaagtgtGGTGAGCACAGTTAGTAGAGATCAGAGTGGTTTTCCTCTGGAAAAGTCCCTCCCCCAGCTCTGCTACCTGGAATAGAAAGCGCTGGGGTCCCTTAGACCTGCCCTGGGGTCTGCTTTTTCCTGTAGTATTACTATTTAAGAAGCTAGCATTCCCCACTAAGATTCTTCCCAGCTAACCTCCAGGCTCAagtgaatgtatttttaaactgcTGTAATTTTGACAACACAGGTCTAGCCAGTgagagccccccccccccgccccgttgTTGGTCCCTCCCTGGTGTCTGGGGCCATCTCCCAGAAGGTGACTTCAAGGGGGCATTTTGAGCTATGGCAGGATGCCAGAATTTGAGGACCCGCAGATAGCTTCAAAAATTCTCCCACGACCCTAACCCTAATCTACAGTGTCAGATGTATGGTCCAGGAAAATTGTAAAGTAGTTGTGCTTAAATATATTTGGTCTTACAATAAGTGCTTATAAAGTTTAATTTTGAACCCTTCAATGAGTAGTATTTCTTTGCAAAAAATTGTATTAACTATAACTTAAGCCTCTGAGTTAGATGTTTCCAATTCTCTTTAATTCTGGCAGTCAGcgatcttgaaaaaaaaagaaagtgggcaAAGGATTCTATGGAACCTAAGAAGGATGGTGAAGACCCAATTCCTGAAATGCCTGGAGAACATCTGTAACTGATGATCACCATCATCAATCCTGGCCTTGTAATTGCCAAACCTGGCCTTGTAATTGCCACAAATCCTCACATACCAGTTTTGCTTTTTGGATATGTGCCTGCGATAGCAAATGACTGACTTGTGAATTTTTCGTGCCCTCTGGCTCAGTACTTAGTTTCACTGTGAAAGAATGTATGAGTCTAGGTGACCAGACCGTGTTTTCTTGGAAAAGACCTGTGGTTTGTAAGCACCAGGTTATGTGTTTGTTCTGGTTAAGTTCCTGGTGGAAAATGTTCCACAGTGGAAGCAAAGCAAGTCTATATACCAGTTCCAGCCCACCTGCTGAGGTGCTTGGGTCAGGGAGAGGTGACAGCCTTGCCTCATGCTCTTCTTCGGAGGAATTAAAATTCCCAGTGGCCACAAATGCTGCAGCCAGTGGTGTCCCCTTGGATTTGGATGGCCTTGCACTCAGGTGGGGATGTTATTGTTCAGAGAGAGATATAAGGAATTAACAGTTGCACAGTTTACTTGTATTGTCCTCATAGACTGTGGTATTTGCAGCTACATTAATCTCAGACCATTAATGGAACAACTGTCTTTGAGCAGGTCTTTTAGGTGTTTCCAAGACCCCCCAGCAGTTGTGTGGGAGCAGCCACTTTGGGTCTGCAACATAGAAACTATGGTGTGGCCTGCATGGGATAAAGAAGGGCACATGGTCGTGTTTGGGGCAACCAGTATGCCAATTACGTAACACAGTGACTTGACCCCAGGAGACCATCTGGCCAAGATATGCTAGACATTTTAAGACAGAGACGCTCTCATAAATTCTTAAAGGTGTCTGAGAAATGAGTTGCTCACATCATATTACTTTTTATTCCAGGAACTTGTTGGCCTGTCAAGGATGACTCTACCTGTGAGCGTGGCTAACACTGGATTCCTAatagttactctttttttttttttttttttttttttttaaaggaaagacagagagaaggaaggaaggatagaaggaaggaaggaaggaagaaagggaaacatttttaaacattttcttgttttattgtattctgtttctccgtttttgttacatgggctggggccgggaatcgaaccgaggtcctccggcatagcaggcaagcactttgcccgctgagccaccgcggcccgccccatagtTACTCTTTTTAACCTGCAAAGCCGTTTTGCAGATTTTATATCATTGGCACCTCTTGACAACCTTTTGAGGtaaatattcttcttttccagagaaaatgaaagctcaaagaaaggaaggaaagtccAGGAAAGAGTACCTGTGTGTGTATGGCATGGGCACAGTGCCGGGTGGTCCAGAAGCATCCTCTTGAATCTTCACAGCAGCCCTGGGCTGCAGATCTTCCTCCTTTGACAATGGAGGGAACCAGGGCCCTGGAAGCGTGCGTCCCTGACTCCAGGGCGTCCAGCCGTATGCTCGGTTCTAATTCCAGCCCACATCTCTGGGCCGCATGCAACATGAGCAGACAAGGTGGGTTTCCCAGACGTGTAACCCCAGTGtgctttcctttcctcccagGATGTGAAACGGGCAGAGACATAAGAGACTCGCTTCTCCACACGCCCGTCCCTGCCTGCTAGAATGTTCCTCATGAAGGCTCCTCCTGTGGTTGCTCTCCAGTCCAGATGGGAGGCCTTTGGCCCTTCCGGAGGCTTTAGGCTTCCTGGGTGCCTCTTGGAGTCCGGTGAGGGTGGGGCAGGCGCAGGAGTGAGCGCCAAGGTTCAGATGATCCTCAGCACGCTGCGGGGCGACGAGGCCGCCTGGGGAATGAGCGATGGGCACGCTGCACAGAGAAGCCCACGGGCAGAGCGGTGCCGAGAGGCCAGGCTGGCTGCCCACCCTGCTCTGCTGAGTGAGCCGCCCACCTTTGCTGCCTGTGCTTTCACTGCCGATTTTGACCCCACGGAGGAGGAGGAAGCTGCGGATTTTGGCCCCTTGGTTCTGGATTCAGATAGCGACGACTCTGTGGACCGAGATATTGAGGAAGCCATCCAGGAGTATCTGAAGGCAAAGAGTGGTGCTGCGCAGCCCCTGCCCAGAGAGGCCCAGCCTTCCGGGGCTGCAGAGTGGGGTGGTCGGTGCAGACCTGAGCCTCCGCATGGCGGTTCCACACCTTCCCCACACCCAACAGTGGCTGGTGCTGGCACCACCTCGGGAGGGGTCCCTGGCGGCCACATGGGAGCCGGCGACAAGCATGGCTCCACCTCCCCCGTGAGCGTGAGCAGTGATGACTCTTTCGAGCAGAGCATACGGGCGGAGATAGAACAGTTTCTGAATGAAAAAAAGCAGCTCGAAAGCCAAAAGTGTGATGTTACCCTGGATAAAAAACTGGACCCGAGTGAAATTCCTACAAAACAGGCATGCAAACCCAACAAAGAACTGACCACTAAGGTACATCGCCAGGAACTGACAGGCTCATGCAAGGAGTTTGTCTTCCGAAAACCTCCCAGAGTGGCAAAGACCAATGTGCAGCCCAGAGGCCCTAAGCCAAAGGCCACCACTGAGCTGGAGAACTCTGGCAACACAAAACCAGCGGCACTTGAGCCCTCTGCTGCCTGCTGTGCTCCAGAGGCAGCACAGACCAAAGCTGGCGTTAGGAGGAGTATCAGCAGTGGGCGGAGGGCATCGCGGGCCTGGAACACAGCCCCAGGCCCTGAGGCGTCGGACTCCAGCAGCGATGATGGCATCGAGGAGGCTATCCAGCTATACCAGCTGGAGAAAACAAGGAAGGAAGCAGGCGGGGAGCCACCACAGAGAGCCCAGCCCCGAGAGGACCGGGGACCCCACCCTGCCTCACACAGCACAAGCAATTCCACAAAAAGTGCCTTGCCCGACCCCCACCGTAGAGGACCAAACAGGAAGAAGCAGCCCCCCACCAAGGCTGTGGGCGCCGACCCTGGCAGCCTCAACTCCGACCGAGCCCCCAGGCCACAGAAGGAAACCACAGGTCCCACGCCTCCCATAAACACGGCTGCCAAGAGTGAGGCTGTGGAACGGTCCTCGTGCCGGGCAGACACATCTGCTGAGCTGATGTGTGCAGAAGCCATCCTGGACATTTCCAAAACCATTCTGCCGGACCCTGTGGCAGGCAGCGACAGGCTCCTGTCTACAAACGCACTCCTGTATGCCCCTAAGGTACCTTCGTGCCCTGACGGTGACAGCAGCTCAGTGGACAGTGATGATAGCATAGAGCAGGAAATCCGGACATTTCTGGCTCTGAAGGCCAGTACTGACAGCCACCCGCAATCCATGGAGAGCCCACCATTGTCACCCAGCAGCCCCAAGGGCCCTCTCTCTACAGCACCAGACTCATCACTGAGCTGCAAGAGAAAACGCAGAGGTGGTGGCCACACCATAAGACCATCaacagcaaagaaaacaaaagagcccTCATGCGAGAGTGTGCCGCACGCTGACCACCGGCAGGGGAAAGCGCTGCCCTGCCCAGGCAGGTGGGACTCGCTGGGCCAGGGAAGAGCCAGCGAGGGTCCAGGGAGAGACGGCTGGGCCAGGGTTCAGCCTCTTCCCTCCAAGACAGTCAGACTTGGGAACGAGCACACGGCCCCAGATGCCAGAGGCATTGTGTCCCAAGGCCATGGCAAGGTGGACGAGGTAAGAGGTGTAGATGAGAAAGAGAGTTCAGACGACAAGAGCAGCTCGCTGGACAGTGATGAAGATCTGGACACTGCCATCAAGGACTTGCTGAGCTCCAAGCGGAAGCTCAAGAAAAGAGTGAAGGAACCCAGAGGTGGGGGCAAGAAGCGGGTTAGGTTCAGCACCACTGAGACCCAGTTTTTAGATAAATTAGGGGGCTTCCAGAAAGACTTGAAAGATAAGAGccctcatttattgaaaagctgcctctcaaaatccaaaaaagaTAACAGGGAGAACATGGTAAGAAAACCTTTGAATCTCTTCACTGGTGGAGCCGAGAGAGCAAAGCCAGATGGCGCTGGGAATGAGCAGGTACCCCTGGCTTTCCAGTTAAGGAAAAAAGGCACAGAAGGAAATTGGTTCTCCCCTGAAATGGAAAATCAGAGTCTGGCTTCCAGCCCCATGTCCCTGTCCGATGACAGCAGCTCAGTGGACAGTGACGATAGCATCGAGCTGGAGATTAGAAAGTTTTTGGCTGAAAAGGCCAAGGAGTCCATGAACAGCTCAGAAATCCAAGGAGGAGGTCCCACTGCACTTGGGGCAGGGGCCCTCCCCAGGCCGGAGATGGTGTGCAGTAAAGACCCAGCTCTGGCACAGAGTGCCCAGCTCGGCGTGTGCACACGGAGCCAGAAGCGCCGGGTGGCCCCCCAGCCAGCAAGTGAAGGGCTGAGGGGCACTGACAGAGCCGGGGCGCAGAGTGCAGCCAGTGTCTTCAGCCAGGGCGGGAAGAGTGCCACCCGCACCGAGCATGCCTGCCTCCCTGCTGCTTTGGCAAAGTGTGAACCTGTGCTTCCCAGGAGCTGCAGTGGGACCATATCTGCCAAAGGGTCACCAGCAAGCAGGAAAAGTGTTtatggtaacagagaccagaaCCTGAGAGGGCTCGAGCCCATAGCTATTGAGAATGCTTTCAATCAGCTGCCAAGCTGTTCCAAAGCTGTGGCTGAAGTGGAAAGCACTGGGCCCTTTCAGGTCAGCTGTCGGAGTCCAAACTTACCAACTCAGAGCCCAGGAGCAGAGGTGGTGGGTCACACTCTGCTCAGTGGCCGGCCCCAGGCAGAACAGGCCATCCCCTGGACTGATTTTGCCCAACAGAGCAGGCTGCCAAGTACATGGGTGCTGAACTCAGAAGGGAGACATCCAGCATGGAAGGGGGGCCTtgggagtgagagagagaaaggggcggATGGGCAGGCCAGGTGCTTGCCCAGCCTGGCCATGGACTCCAAGAAAAACCTGCCCTTTGCAGGTTTTTCTCCACTGCTCTCCACCCAGCTGTTCCATTTTGGGAAGAGCGTTTCATGGGGGGGCAAGCAAGCAGGCCTCTTCAGCTCCCCGCTGAGCCTGCCTCTGCAGGGGCCATCCTTCTCCACTTTCCGAGAGGCCCCGATGGGCCCTAGCCCTGTGTTTGGAGGTTCACACTTGctcatgaagaaggaaagtggacACTGGGCAAACCGGAAGTCCCAGGCTGGGCTTGGTTTCCACGACAGGCGGAACTCGGGTGCAGAAGAAAACCTATTAGACCTGCGGCTCAGACGGAGGGTCCTTGACGGAGGTCAGGAAGACCAGGAGGCCCGGGGCAGCGATGCCAGTGAATTCAGTGATACCTCCGTGGAGGAAGGCGCCGGCTCCATCATCAGGGGTTCAGTCCTCCAGCTGTGAGTCCCCGTCCTGGTCTCCGCTACACTCACTGAAAGCAGTGTACTTGTGAGTATCTGTGAGCACGTGGGTGCCATGGTGATGGAAGGGTAGGGACAGGTGCTCTCCAAGGCCATGTATATACATTACCAACACGAAACcatgttttatttaacagaggtaTCCTGGTAAATATGATTTTTGTGGTTTTTGTAAATTATTTGAAGTGctgtaaagaaatattttggaaaatacagtGGTTCGATTTTGTAGGGCATTCTTAACTGCAGTTTTCCGTGTGGTCCCCAAAGCAAGTCTTAGATTAGCAAACACTTGGCTCTTACTATCACAGCCAGCTGTAAAGACACTCCGAGACCGACTGGTACTTTTTGGCTGATTGCTAGTGAAAATATCCTCTTGTACCTGCAGTGCAACCTGAGGAAGGCAGCGATCGATGCCCTCCCCGAGAATTGCTAAAACACCCCAGAGGTATTGAGAAGCTCATGGGACAACACttcttatataaagaaatcctccagTCCCAAGAGACCAGAATGCATCTTCTGAAAACCGCAGTTAGAGCCTCCAGTGAGAAGATCATGTGAAAGCACAGTGGCCAGTGAGCACAATGGCCAACGCCCCAGGTCCCAGCCTCCCAGCCAGGGCATTAGGTTCCTGTTCGGTTCCTACTTCCAAAGCCTGTATTGTTCGGTGTCTCATCTTGTTCAAGTACTAGGTGATTATGAAATCTAAATAAacttctttttacatgggcactgctgttctttatttttaatcacgTGCTGCAAGATAGTAGACCACATGTGCATTTTGAATTTCCTTATCTTGATTTGTGCAAATGAGTAGGCACCATAGAGTCCCCTGACACCATGTGTGCTGATGGTGTCGGAAGCATAGCACTCGGGTCAAGTCTCCCCCTTTCCCACTAGGAACTGGAGTCCAGGCAGGGAAGTGCCCTGACAACAAAGCAAACAAGTGACACTTTCCCAGGGTCTCCCTCCTGGGGCAGCATTAGACGAACTGTTTCCTACCTGCACTGATTTGGTTGAAGGCCCCTGGTCTTTTCCTGGCACTTCTACCAGCCAGTCAGTGTCTAAACTGAAATGCCTTAGAGAGAAGGGGCAGCTTGTGGCACCCAGGGCTGGGCGCAGGCAGGTTGTTGACTTGGTGATTGTGTGGCCAGCATCCATGGGTGGCCCGAGTTTTACAACTCAAATGTCAGTTTTCTTTCCAACTGAATGCAGTTGGTATTCTGATGTGCAGATGGGTTTTCCACCCTTTGCTGAGTCCTGGGTTTCAGCAGCCATTCCCCTTTGGCTTGGTCCAGAGCTGTGACAAGTAGGCTCTGGCAGACCCGACTTCCAGTGCCCCCCAATGCTTTGATCTTCCTTGTTACACTTTGACCCAGTTAAGTCCATCCAGGGAAACAACTCCATGTTACCAgtgctttacattttttaaagagtgCCTAAACACTCAAAAACAAAATTtgagagcaggccatggtggctcagcaggcagagttcttgcctgccatgcggaagacccaggtttgattcccagtgcctgcccatgcaaaaaaaaaaaaaaaaaattggcttgtTTCATTTGTTAGAACTGTAGTTTAAATAGTAGACCAAGCCCTGTATATCAGCCCATTCATATGGTGTGCCCTCTCCAGTCTGCCAACAGAGGTGGCCTGTGTGGGGCGTGGACCAGAGAACCAAACTGTCACCTTGGACCTGCCTGCATGCCCGCaaggctgggaggaagaggaAGTACCGAACACAGGGGCAAGCACCCTAGATGGCCAGGTCTCTGCCCGCTTCCCCAGCCCTTCCTGCCTCCCATCTCTTGCTGCCGCCAAGCTCACTGTTCTCATGATTTGAGTGCAGGGCTGCCCTGGGCATGACAGCTTTCCCACAGTAGAAGGAGGAGACGCCATGAAACACTGGGCCCAGTTACCAAGTTCCCACTAACCGGATATGCAGTGTTGACTGTTCAACAGGAGAAGTTGGTAGTTGGGTTAAAGTTACAGTGTGCCCTTCACTTACTTAAAGGAAAGACCTCTGAGGCCTCCATCCACCTTATGGAACATTTTGGTCCATTTTCAGTCTGTGTGAAAGAGGTGGTCTGTCTACAGTGAGGTCTGTCTGTTGGGGTGTCCGGGCGCCTCCAGGGCCGTGTGCTCTCCCTGGTAGAGCACATACTTGCAGGGAGGGGCTGGTTTAAGGACTCTCCTGACTGGGT of the Tamandua tetradactyla isolate mTamTet1 chromosome 2, mTamTet1.pri, whole genome shotgun sequence genome contains:
- the PPP1R26 gene encoding protein phosphatase 1 regulatory subunit 26 is translated as MFLMKAPPVVALQSRWEAFGPSGGFRLPGCLLESGEGGAGAGVSAKVQMILSTLRGDEAAWGMSDGHAAQRSPRAERCREARLAAHPALLSEPPTFAACAFTADFDPTEEEEAADFGPLVLDSDSDDSVDRDIEEAIQEYLKAKSGAAQPLPREAQPSGAAEWGGRCRPEPPHGGSTPSPHPTVAGAGTTSGGVPGGHMGAGDKHGSTSPVSVSSDDSFEQSIRAEIEQFLNEKKQLESQKCDVTLDKKLDPSEIPTKQACKPNKELTTKVHRQELTGSCKEFVFRKPPRVAKTNVQPRGPKPKATTELENSGNTKPAALEPSAACCAPEAAQTKAGVRRSISSGRRASRAWNTAPGPEASDSSSDDGIEEAIQLYQLEKTRKEAGGEPPQRAQPREDRGPHPASHSTSNSTKSALPDPHRRGPNRKKQPPTKAVGADPGSLNSDRAPRPQKETTGPTPPINTAAKSEAVERSSCRADTSAELMCAEAILDISKTILPDPVAGSDRLLSTNALLYAPKVPSCPDGDSSSVDSDDSIEQEIRTFLALKASTDSHPQSMESPPLSPSSPKGPLSTAPDSSLSCKRKRRGGGHTIRPSTAKKTKEPSCESVPHADHRQGKALPCPGRWDSLGQGRASEGPGRDGWARVQPLPSKTVRLGNEHTAPDARGIVSQGHGKVDEVRGVDEKESSDDKSSSLDSDEDLDTAIKDLLSSKRKLKKRVKEPRGGGKKRVRFSTTETQFLDKLGGFQKDLKDKSPHLLKSCLSKSKKDNRENMVRKPLNLFTGGAERAKPDGAGNEQVPLAFQLRKKGTEGNWFSPEMENQSLASSPMSLSDDSSSVDSDDSIELEIRKFLAEKAKESMNSSEIQGGGPTALGAGALPRPEMVCSKDPALAQSAQLGVCTRSQKRRVAPQPASEGLRGTDRAGAQSAASVFSQGGKSATRTEHACLPAALAKCEPVLPRSCSGTISAKGSPASRKSVYGNRDQNLRGLEPIAIENAFNQLPSCSKAVAEVESTGPFQVSCRSPNLPTQSPGAEVVGHTLLSGRPQAEQAIPWTDFAQQSRLPSTWVLNSEGRHPAWKGGLGSEREKGADGQARCLPSLAMDSKKNLPFAGFSPLLSTQLFHFGKSVSWGGKQAGLFSSPLSLPLQGPSFSTFREAPMGPSPVFGGSHLLMKKESGHWANRKSQAGLGFHDRRNSGAEENLLDLRLRRRVLDGGQEDQEARGSDASEFSDTSVEEGAGSIIRGSVLQL